AAATTGTAAATGGGGGCCAAACCACAGCGTCAGTTTATCATACATGGAAAAAAGATAAAGTTGATATCAGCAAAGTATTTGTACCTGTTAAATTAACCATCGTAAAAAATCGAGAAAATTTCTCTGAAATAGTAGGTCGTATTGCAGAATATGCAAATACTCAAAATAAAGTTTCTGCATCAGATTTAAGCTCAAACAGAGAGAATCTCGTTTTAATCGAAAAATTATCTAGAACAATTTGGGCCCCGCCAATTTCGGGTGAAACGACTCAAACACGTTGGTTTTTTGAACGTTCGAGAGGTCAATTCAAGAATGATAGAAATAGAAATGGCATAACTGCTTCTAAACGAAAACAATTTGACAGGCAAAATCCTCGTAGTCAAATGTTTACTAAAGAATCATTAGCAAAATATATAAATTCTTACGCTGAAGAATATCACAGCAAAAAGTTGGTAATCGGTCCACATATTGTTGTAAGAGGAAGTCAGAAAAATTATGCTCAATTTCTAAACTATAATTTCAGTTTCAAACCAGACAATATCTGGTTTGAAGATTTAATTGCTAAAGCTATATTGTTTAAAAACGCAGAGAAAATTTATGGAGTTAAACCAAATGCCATTGGTGACATGAGATACATAACAGTACCTTATTCCTTAGCTTGGTTAGCTCTGAAAATAAATTATAAACTCGATTTATACAAAATATGGAAGCAACAATCATTGAGTGAAAATCTTAAGACAAAGTTATATGAAGTAATGCTTAGAATAGAGGATTACATCAAAATAAACGCACCAGGTTCTTTGTATGGGGAATGGGCAAAAAAAGAAGAATGTTGGAATGCAATCAAAAGTGAAGATTTTGACTTTGATCTAGAAAGTTTATCATTAGACTTAGAAAACAAATCATCTGAAAAACGAAAAAAAATAAGTGATGATATCTTATTGGAAGAGCAACGAAATCAAAATATTGATTTGTTAAGATCAATTGATCCTAAAACTTGGTTATTGATTGAAAGCTGGGGAAGGGAAACTGGACATCTAACAAGGTTTCAATATGATATAGTTTTCAATATACAAGGTAGAATAAGAAATCAAAGAGAATTTTCAGAAAAGGAAATTGAAACAGGTATTTTAATTTTAAATGTAGTTTCTGAAAAGAAACCAGAGCTTTTTTACAGTGTAGACGAAAATTACTTTCCAGAAACGAAGAACGTTGATGTTTTACAAATTGATCTTGATTTGATACAACGTATGGTAAAATGGGATAAAAAGAATAAGAGACTTGCACCATTTAAATATCGACTAATGGCTGATTTAGCCGAAGGGAAAAAAGATTTAACGGAACGTAATAAATTTTTGGCCAATCTAAATTACCAAATGTTAAAAAAATGGGGATTTGAATAGGTCGATAAATTATATGTTGAAAATTGTTGAATAAGATTCCATCAAGACAAAAACTAATCCATCTCAGTGCATGTTAATCCTTCATGAAAACAGCATTAATTACGGGCGGTTCTAAGGGTATAGGTCTTGGAATTGCAGAAGTCCTTATCAAAGAAGGCATAAAGGTAGCAATCACAGGAAGAGACGAAAAAACAATCAACGAGGCTGCTGCTGAGCTAAATGCTCAAGTAAAAGATAGCACCATTGCAATCGTGTCCGATGTAAGAGATTTGAGTTCTCAAGAGGCTGCGGTAAAAAAAGTCATCGCCACTTGGGGGCAGCTAGATTACTTTATTGCGAATGCAGGAGTTGGACATTTTGCAACAATAGAAAACTTAACTGCAGAACAATGGAACGATACTATTGATATTAACCTCACAGGAGTATTTAACTCTGCTAAAGCGTCACTCGAGGCTTTGAAAAAAACCGAAGGATATTTTATTACAATAGCGAGTTTGGCAGGAACCAACTTTTTTGCTCAAGGTACTGCTTACAATGCGAGTAAGTTTGGCCTTGTTGGTTTTTCACAAGCAATGATGCTAGATGTACGTGAGTACGGTGTAAAAGTGAGTACGATCATGCCAGGTTCTGTTGCTACTTATTTTGGTGGACATATCCCAAGCGACGCTGATGCATGGAAAATCCAACCAGAAGATATTGGTCAGATCGTTTCAGATTTAATCAAAATGCCTGCTAGAACTTTACCAAGTAAAGTAGAAGTACGACCAAGTAGACCAGGAGGTAAATAAGTAGCCTATAACTCATTGTTCAGTGCAGTATAAGCCTCTAAGCTTTGACTTTTCTGCAACAAATATTATCTGCGAACAAGGTATTCTTTTGATAAGAGTGTCTTGTTCGCTTTTTTTTTCGCTCAGTGAGATTTTGAATCGTTAAGCTGGGAAGAAATAAGGAAAATAAATTAAAGCAAATAGAACCGCAGCCGCTATTGCACAAAAAGTGACAGCACCAGCTGCGATGTCCTTTATAAAACCAATCTTGGCATTAAAATCTGGGTGAATGAAGTCGGCCATTTTTTCTACCGCTGTGTTCATACTTTCGATGCCTAGCACCATGGCCATCACAAGAGTTTGATTTATCCAATCTTGTTTAGAGATATCAAAGTAAAACCCCAAACCAATAACAACACAAGAAGTAGCAAACTGAACCATGATACTATGCTCAGTTGTGATTAATAAAAAGGCTCCTTTCAATGCATATTTCATGCTGAGCAGGCGGCCATGGACAAACTTTTTCATGGGATTCATTTTTCAGCACGAAATTAGCCCATGAAACTTGAATTAAAAAATACTTAAAACTCCCTCTCGCCAAACTCACTATTCGGTAAGTTTTTAGTTTTAAGGCTTTGATTCAATTTATATGACAAGTTAAAGCGAATGATATTTGTCTCCTGAATGTAATTAGTCGTGGTGAAGAAATTGGTTCCGCTAGTTGTAATTCGCTGTTCATTGGTTGCCATGCTTCCGATTACAATATTTTGCCACTGAAGCGATACCACTATTTTATTTTGATTAAAACCTTTGTTAACGCTTAAGTTTGGCAAGAAAAACCTAGAATCCTCACCTTGAGCGGTTACCCTTTTGGAAAGGTAATTGAGGTTAAATTGAACTCCAAAATCTTTTTTCAACTTAAAATCTTGATTGGTATTGATAGAGTAAACCAGCCCTTGAGTATTCACATTAACGGCATTATTAAACAAATCTCCTTTGATCTGGAGCTGGTAAACATTTGCACCTACATAGGAGGTCCACCATTTTATAGGCTTGATATTGAAACCTACCTCTGCTCCCATTAGAACTGCTTTTCCAGCATTAGTGAAAATCCTGTTTAATATGGTATCATTGTAAACACTGTTTACCCTATTTACGATGTTTTCAATATCCTGACGGTAAACTGTTAGGTAAGAAGACCCTTTCTCAAAATCTTTAATTAAGCCTACTTCACTAAGGGTTATAAACTCTGGAAGAATAAGCGGGTCTCCCTGCTCCAAAGTCTCCGAGTGCTCTCTTTCTGGGAACGGGTTCAGTTCATTGTTGGTTGATCGCTGCACCCTTCTGCTTAATCCTGCTTTTAGCTTAAAGTCATTGGGCAAGTCTTTCAGGAAGTTGAATGAAGGAAATAGGTTATTGAGAACAAGCTTATCGTTTTTTCCCTCATTCACTACTTCAAATGAACGAAATGAATTCTCATATCGTAAACCCACATTAAAGCTCATCCCCTCTTTTTTGTATCCATATTCAGCATAGAGTGCATGTATCCTGTTTATAATGTCTACATCAGCTGAGAAGTCTTCGTTTGTTAGCATCTCCTTGGTTTCCACATTTTGTTCTTGGTACAAGTAATTCCCAATCTGGTCTTGAAAACGATATTGATAACCCACATTTAAGTTTCCTTTGCCAAGCTTTTTACTGTAGTCAGCCTTTAGTCTATAAGCATTAAGTGGGCTTAAGTTAGTATTGAGCGTATAGGCAAGAGTATCGCTAAAGTCCGCAATATTAAGGTTCCTGTTTTTGGTAAAACCACTAAACTTTGCACTTTCAAATAAACCCGAAACTGTCAAATTAGACGTTTCGTTAACTTTTAAATTGTAGTCAACATTGGCAAGACTAAAGTCCCCTGTTTTCCTAACTAAATTAGAGTTGAAGTAATCAATTTGTCCAATGATTTGATTGGTTCTTAAGTCTGTTTTGGAGTTATTATAATATATATCTGCTAATCTATATTGGTTTCTCCTACCGTGATACGCCCCTATACTGAGAGAGTTTCGTTTGTTTATTTCGTAAGATGCTAATCCTCTAAAACCATAATTGTACTTTTTAAAACTTCTTTCCCCTTGCGATGGAAATTCGGTTAAGATTTCATCTATTGTCGTGTTCACATCCCCTACTCTACGACCAGCAATGTCATTTTTCTGAAAATTTCCAGAAAGCGAAACTTC
This portion of the Spirosomataceae bacterium TFI 002 genome encodes:
- a CDS encoding Outer membrane receptor for ferrienterochelin and colicins, whose translation is MKKLIALLFLSTSIFAQTAIVQGLIMDESTLETLEYASVTIKSQKDSLVFKGQITDAKGNFKFINLEKGQYFLKITNIGYSDKSLTIDLKESSEFFSLGSIMISPSEELLQAIQVTGQKPHMLTQLEKQVFAAKQFENAKGASAIEVLRNLPSVSINAEGELTIRGAKGFLLLINGTPTVVDPITILSQLAANDIENIEVITAPSARYDADGKAGIINIVTKKGVANASSLSVNLQVGLPRIQEYFNAEEPQRYGMDIGYAMKQNKWEVSLSGNFQKNDIAGRRVGDVNTTIDEILTEFPSQGERSFKKYNYGFRGLASYEINKRNSLSIGAYHGRRNQYRLADIYYNNSKTDLRTNQIIGQIDYFNSNLVRKTGDFSLANVDYNLKVNETSNLTVSGLFESAKFSGFTKNRNLNIADFSDTLAYTLNTNLSPLNAYRLKADYSKKLGKGNLNVGYQYRFQDQIGNYLYQEQNVETKEMLTNEDFSADVDIINRIHALYAEYGYKKEGMSFNVGLRYENSFRSFEVVNEGKNDKLVLNNLFPSFNFLKDLPNDFKLKAGLSRRVQRSTNNELNPFPEREHSETLEQGDPLILPEFITLSEVGLIKDFEKGSSYLTVYRQDIENIVNRVNSVYNDTILNRIFTNAGKAVLMGAEVGFNIKPIKWWTSYVGANVYQLQIKGDLFNNAVNVNTQGLVYSINTNQDFKLKKDFGVQFNLNYLSKRVTAQGEDSRFFLPNLSVNKGFNQNKIVVSLQWQNIVIGSMATNEQRITTSGTNFFTTTNYIQETNIIRFNLSYKLNQSLKTKNLPNSEFGEREF
- a CDS encoding AIPR protein, which encodes MENQELQKFYVDNQEEIKATLISEEDGTNPEQIFTELALSLLQEAGETENYRVCFDEKISRRGIEHKINGYSLYENYETLDLFVTIYNADSKIQSIAKGEAEKTLERAVKFFRNAIYKDYVNEIEESSEIFDLAQTLANVPEIKEYLTRVNIFLITNGELKTDLKTTNSTIAGYSVFYRIIDLNYLFNLSDKSRVPIEINFESAGYKVPCIVNEAENSDYQSWLAIIPGMALADIYEQYGARLLEQNVRSFLQFTGKINKGIRNTILKEQHMFMAFNNGIAATAEEVTITNLPNNEGKAIALVRDFQIVNGGQTTASVYHTWKKDKVDISKVFVPVKLTIVKNRENFSEIVGRIAEYANTQNKVSASDLSSNRENLVLIEKLSRTIWAPPISGETTQTRWFFERSRGQFKNDRNRNGITASKRKQFDRQNPRSQMFTKESLAKYINSYAEEYHSKKLVIGPHIVVRGSQKNYAQFLNYNFSFKPDNIWFEDLIAKAILFKNAEKIYGVKPNAIGDMRYITVPYSLAWLALKINYKLDLYKIWKQQSLSENLKTKLYEVMLRIEDYIKINAPGSLYGEWAKKEECWNAIKSEDFDFDLESLSLDLENKSSEKRKKISDDILLEEQRNQNIDLLRSIDPKTWLLIESWGRETGHLTRFQYDIVFNIQGRIRNQREFSEKEIETGILILNVVSEKKPELFYSVDENYFPETKNVDVLQIDLDLIQRMVKWDKKNKRLAPFKYRLMADLAEGKKDLTERNKFLANLNYQMLKKWGFE
- a CDS encoding NADP-dependent 3-hydroxy acid dehydrogenase YdfG, producing MKTALITGGSKGIGLGIAEVLIKEGIKVAITGRDEKTINEAAAELNAQVKDSTIAIVSDVRDLSSQEAAVKKVIATWGQLDYFIANAGVGHFATIENLTAEQWNDTIDINLTGVFNSAKASLEALKKTEGYFITIASLAGTNFFAQGTAYNASKFGLVGFSQAMMLDVREYGVKVSTIMPGSVATYFGGHIPSDADAWKIQPEDIGQIVSDLIKMPARTLPSKVEVRPSRPGGK
- a CDS encoding diacylglycerol kinase (ATP) encodes the protein MKKFVHGRLLSMKYALKGAFLLITTEHSIMVQFATSCVVIGLGFYFDISKQDWINQTLVMAMVLGIESMNTAVEKMADFIHPDFNAKIGFIKDIAAGAVTFCAIAAAVLFALIYFPYFFPA